Proteins encoded together in one Triticum dicoccoides isolate Atlit2015 ecotype Zavitan chromosome 7B, WEW_v2.0, whole genome shotgun sequence window:
- the LOC119340300 gene encoding putative disease resistance protein RGA3, whose translation MEAAIGVANGLIGSVLNHLSNEFVEAFIASSQLGLNSEKIKQDLLLTKGLLHEAQRRGVSGNPGLQELLQKLSAKADEAEDVLDELHYFIIQDQLDGTHYAVPDLGEDLRGHARHGRHALRHIVGNCFACFSCLGKKDVDGVAADVVPDNPPNAILNTGSDGPVAKLSFGRVAISNKIKSVIEEIQSLCDRVSILLQIIPHHSTTTTVTPSHRVTGSTITQKQLHGRTTLLDKTIDNILTTATEHPENLPVLPIVGPGGIGKTTFTQHLYNDKRIKEHFAVKAWVCVSTDFDVVKLSQQILSSIQKSNTSNQTDNLDDLQISITQELKSKSFLIVFDDIWKCNSRGWETLLAPFRMGEAKDSTVLITTRFPSIAEMVKTSNPIALHGLEFDEFFTFFSSIFGGNKPEYCQEDLDDIAFDIAKKLKGSPLAALTVGRLLSNDFSREHWMGVLENNEWQKEENVDDIMPSLRISYDYLPFHLKKCFSYFSLFPEDYKFKKLDITYFWIALGIIEKDENNIEELVENGFLMKEVDDFEGQYYVMHDLLHELSRSVSSQECLNICSSNFRVDDIPQTVRHVSLTMEDRFEGGVREEMIKLRSKIDIRNLRALMIFREYAETIDGFLKNVFKEIEGLRVLYIVANSQKSLPLNFSKLIHLRYLKIIKQDLSKLWPEATLPSTLSRFYHLTFLDLISFGVHRKLPNDISRLINLRHLFVEKELLSDVPGVGKMKCLQELREFIVKKESVGFELRELGELTELGGELSIHNLEEVATKEEAAEAKLVCKRDLKELRLVWGRQHQHSTEESDVLDALQPHPNLGALVIKNHGGPSGPSWLCGDISIKMLGTLHLEDVSWGTLPPFGQLLHLTSLTLIRISALPEIRPGFGAVTDKSFVRLKRIVLDSLPEFVEWVGGANAHSFSRLEYVSCEDCPNLCAVPFLECCVSYPNLLHLSIYYCPKLSLPPMPHTSTLAYCRVALPSSLLSYSGGHMFINGYSGGLAAELNLKSLAKLDFRKCSITCPGLQDLTCLESVKVKDCPNLFRWPVESAHTIRPFPASLKELEIQGESGMQSMALLSNLTCLTDLELVDCENLTMDGFNPLIRVNLDGLKVYNTDKCLSRSVSADLFSELAGARTNLSLPTGSFRLRLLKVDCISPVLVAPICTLLAATLEVLIFIHDQRVESFTGEEERALELLTSLKFFTVWNCPNLPSLPQGLYSLPSLQQILVDSCPQVQSLPKGPFPTSLKALRATGCSPELQEQIEKLQGRLPGFDSDSE comes from the coding sequence ATGGAGGCGGCGATCGGCGTGGCGAACGGGCTCATCGGCAGCGTGCTGAACCACCTGTCCAATGAGTTCGTGGAGGCGTTCATTGCCAGCTCCCAGCTCGGCCTCAACTCCGAGAAGATCAAGCAAGATCTCTTGCTCACCAAGGGGCTGCTGCACGAGGCCCAAAGGAGGGGCGTCAGCGGCAACCCGGGTCTCCAGGAGTTGTTGCAGAAGCTCAGCGCCAAGGCCGACGAGGCCGAGGATGTGCTGGATGAGCTCCACTACTTCATCATCCAGGACCAGCTCGACGGCACACACTATGCGGTGCCGGATCTGGGTGAAGACCTCCGTGGCCATGCTCGCCACGGTCGCCATGCTCTCCGCCACATTGTCGGTAACTGCTTTGCATGCTTTTCTTGTTTGGGCAAGAAAGATGTCGATGGTGTTGCTGCTGATGTCGTTCCTGATAACCCACCCAATGCAATTCTGAACACTGGTAGTGATGGTCCAGTTGCTAAGTTGTCGTTTGGTAGAGTTGCCATTTCCAACAAAATCAAGTCAGTGATAGAGGAAATACAATCCCTCTGTGACCGTGTCTCCATTTTGCTCCAGATAATTCCACACCATAGCACCACCACAACAGTCACCCCAAGTCATCGTGTCACAGGATCAACCATTACACAGAAACAATTGCATGGGAGGACAACCCTTTTGGATAAAACCATAGATAACATCCTCACTACTGCCACAGAGCACCCTGAAAACCTTCCTGTTCTTCCTATAGTTGGTCCAGGGGGCATTGGAAAGACAACTTTCACCCAACACCTTTATAATGATAAAAGGATAAAAGAGCACTTTGCTGTAAAGGCTTGGGTATGTGTATCAACTGACTTTGATGTGGTTAAGCTCAGCCAACAAATCCTTAGCTCCATACAAAAAAGCAACACTTCAAATCAAACAGACAATTTAGATGACCTCCAAATATCCATCACACAGGAACTCAAGTCCAAAAGTTTTTTAATCGTGTTTGATGATATATGGAAATGCAATAGTAGGGGGTGGGAAACCCTCTTGGCTCCATTCAGGATGGGGGAAGCCAAGGATAGCACAGTTCTTATCACAACTCGATTTCCATCTATAGCCGAAATGGTGAAAACAAGCAACCCAATAGCACTGCATGGTCTGGAGTTTGATGAGTTCTTCACTTTCTTTTCATCAATATTTGGGGGAAACAAGCCTGAATATTGCCAAGAGGACTTGGATGATATTGCATTTGATATTGCAAAGAAGTTGAAGGGTTCACCTCTGGCAGCCTTAACAGTTGGTCGATTATTGAGCAATGACTTCTCTCGGGAACATTGGATGGGAGTTCTTGAAAACAATGAGTGGCAAAAAGAGGAAAATGTTGATGACATTATGCCATCATTAAGGATTAGCTATGATTACCTTCCCTTtcatctaaaaaaatgtttttcgTATTTTTCCTTGTTCCCTGAAGATTATAAGTTTAAGAAGTTAGATATTACGTATTTTTGGATTGCATTAGGAATCATAGAAAAAGATGAGAATAATATAGAAGAACTTGTAGAGAATGGTTTTCTCATGAAGGAAGTTGATGATTTTGAAGGTCAATACTATGTAATGCATGATTTATTACATGAACTATCTCGGAGTGTTTCATCACAAGAGTGCCTCAacatatgtagttcaaattttagagTTGATGACATCCCACAAACTGTTCGACACGTATCTCTCACAATGGAAGATAGATTTGAAGGGGGTGTTAGGGAAGAAATGATTAAATTGAGGAGCAAGATAGATATTCGCAATTTGCGAGCTTTGATGATTTTTAGGGAATATGCAGAAACAATTGATGgatttttgaaaaatgtttttaAGGAAATAGAGGGTCTTCGTGTCCTATATATAGTAGCAAATTCCCAAAAATCTTTGCCACTCAACTTTTCAAAACTTATCCACCTCCGATACCTAAAAATTATAAAACAAGATTTGTCAAAACTTTGGCCAGAAGCAACTTTGCCTAGTACACTATCCAGATTTTATCACTTGACATTCTTAGACCTTATAAGCTTTGGCGTACATAGAAAATTACCTAATGACATTAGCCGCCTTATCAATTTACGCCATCTTTTTGTTGAGAAAGAACTCCTATCCGATGTTCCTGGGGTCGGAAAGATGAAATGCTTGCAGGAGCTAAGAGAGTTCATTGTTAAAAAAGAGAGTGTTGGATTTGAACTGAGAGAGTTGGGGGAACTCACAGAGCTTGGAGGAGAACTGAGCATACATAATCTTGAGGAGGTGGCAACCAAGGAAGAGGCTGCTGAAGCCAAACTTGTTTGTAAACGAGATTTGAAAGAGTTGAGGTTAGTTTGGGGTAGACAACACCAACATAGCACAGAGGAATCTGATGTTCTTGATGCTCTTCAGCCGCACCCTAATCTTGGAGCACTTGTGATTAAAAATCATGGTGGTCCAAGTGGTCCTAGCTGGCTGTGTGGTGACATTAGCATCAAAATGCTGGGGACTCTCCATCTAGAGGATGTGTCCTGGGGCACACTTCCACCTTTTGGGCAGCTATTGCATCTCACGTCACTCACATTGATTAGAATTTCTGCACTTCCTGAGATCAGACCTGGCTTTGGTGCTGTCACAGACAAAAGCTTTGTGCGTCTGAAGCGGATCGTTCTTGATAGTTTACCTGAATTTGTTGAGTGGGTTGGGGGAGCTAATGCCCATTCTTTTTCAAGGCTAGAATACGTCAGCTGTGAAGATTGTCCCAATCTCTGTGCGGTGCCCTTCCTGGAGTGTTGTGTCTCTTATCCCAATCTTCTGCATTTGTCCATTTATTATTGCCCAAAGTTGTCTCTGCCACCCATGCCTCACACGTCTACGCTGGCATATTGTCGTGTGGCACTTCCTTCTTCATTGCTTAGTTATTCTGGAGGGCACATGTTTATTAATGGGTATAGTGGTGGGCTGGCAGCAGAGCTCAATTTGAAATCCCTAGCAAAGCTAGATTTCCGCAAATGCAGCATCACGTGCCCTGGACTGCAGGATCTCACGTGCCTCGAATCAGTTAAAGTAAAGGATTGTCCCAACTTGTTTCGGTGGCCCGTCGAATCAGCTCATACCATCAGGCCTTTCCCTGCTTCCCTCAAGGAACTTGAGATCCAAGGAGAGTCAGGCATGCAGTCAATGGCTCTGCTCTCAAACCTCACTTGTCTCACCGATCTAGAATTGGTGGACTGTGAGAATTTGACAATGGATGGGTTCAATCCTCTCATCAGAGTCAACCTTGATGGTTTGAAGGTGTATAACACAGATAAGTGTCTTAGCCGCTCTGTATCAGCGGATCTGTTCTCGGAATTGGCGGGAGCAAGGACCAACCTGTCATTGCCTACAGGCTCCTTCCGACTGAGATTGCTTAAAGTGGATTGCATCTCACCGGTGCTTGTTGCTCCCATCTGCACCCTCCTCGCCGCTACCCTCGAGGTTTTAATATTCATTCATGATCAGCGGGTGGAAAGCTTcacgggagaggaagagagagctcTTGAGCTCCTCACATCCCTTAAGTTCTTCACTGTTTGGAATTGCCCGAATCTGCCGTCCCTTCCTCAGGGGTTATACAGCCTTCCTTCTCTTCAGCAAATACTTGTCGATTCTTGTCCTCAAGTCCAATCTCTGCCCAAGGGCCCCTTCCCCACTTCACTGAAGGCACTACGCGCAACAGGTTGCAGTCCCGAGCTACAAGAACAAATCGAGAAATTACAGGGAAGATTGCCAGGTTTTGATTCTGATTCTGAGTAA
- the LOC119341522 gene encoding putative disease resistance protein RGA4, with protein MEAAGIGWLAQEILSHPLISKPPDPWVREAGLAEEIDGLTSAIKQVRMVVSAVEGRELGNEPVAESLVDLKEVLYDAANVVDDLDYYKLKQGKPADIPPTNSSRGRRQRSKAWDHFVIIRDDNGKAVEAECKYCHTVVQCKTTNGTGVLSRHIKSAGCRASHQPQDPSLSIGDATGNGLPVSVGNSSSRKRMRIDDEPTQVITDNAYLSKKDEFSIRLRQIISQLKGIQRDMSGVLNILGFDSATTTNHRQSTTSDPCRRTSSLVQREMYGRAAEKKSIINLIREHKSAAGVTVVPIVGIGGVGKTSLVQHVYNDPAVENQFDIRIWIWVSNIFDEVRLTREMLDFVSEETHQGLCSFAKLQEVLKTHIKSKRLLAPFRSDRANNNLIIMTTRKPYIAKRRGTVEPIKLGALEKQDFWLLFKACAFGDENYEEKESLRDIAHKMAQKLKGNPLAAQTAGALLREHLTVEHWTNNLQNEYWKSLQLCNGIMPALKLCYDELPYHLQQCYSYCSIFPYNYLFHAEELVRMWISRGFVKPDYSSRSLEEMGRSYLSELVNLGFFEQVEENEENISRSEKFEEKVRVAFTSVKYLRVNQTHLRYLKLEGGDVELGSPSQVKGKLSHEILDGWLTSLQIIHLENCGEGWILPCLERLPFLTRLKLCKMRELREVSVPSLEELVLVEMLELENCVCTSLGDMNSSLRLLEIRGCPALKKFDLLEKHHSFKMENNTWLPSLTKFVICDCPHLQILAPLRPLATLSELLISRVSMFLTIDGYSMETFEIRPNSLLGDSSGEMRLDHKILAFHNLRDLKHLEIKGCRNLVSISLISFSHLVSLESLSIDNCTKLFSSDILSLHTHEELIATGYNALPYLESLSIVSCGITGKWLSMMLRHALAMKELVIKDCPKLTKLQLEGGVAARRGRKQSVESGKAQDGLWCVPLNVTSSLKKITICKCPTLTFDGRRKGFAGFTSLEYLKIEECPELFSSLVHGRLLLPRSLEEIAIDDYSQETLQPCFLNNHTCLKHIAVCYSQSLISLMLHSCTSLEDLTIRECKWLGTLHGMESLGTIRSLGLHGTSSLEFLQLESFTLLEDLHIVRCTSLVTLEGLLSLLNLKHLVVKSPTTFGVSYELTGGILPRLESLEIDDLSRLTTSFYKGLTCLQRLQLYLLKEKRLTDDQEIALLLHRSLQHLQFFHCLDLVDLPAGLHSLPSLKMLEIERCPISELPKEGLPPSLEKLYICGCDDLVDLSAGLHRLPSLKAFKIRYCKRISELPKEGLPPSLEELEITGCCNKLSEQCRLLTTSKLRVKIDDAV; from the exons TGATATACCACCAACAAATAGCAGTCGTGGGAGGAGGCAACGGTCTAAGGCATGGGACCATTTTGTGATTATAAGAGATGATAATGGAAAGGCTGTGGAGGCAGAATGTAAATACTGTCACACGGTAGTTCAATGTAAGACTACAAATGGGACAGGGGTTTTGAGCAGGCATATCAAGAGTGCTGGTTGCAGGGCAAGTCACCAACCGCAAGACCCTTCTTTGAG CATAGGCGATGCTACTGGAAATGGATTGCCTGTTTCAGTTGGTAATTCATCCAGCAGAAAAAGGATGAGAATTGATGATGAACCAACACAGGTCATAACAGATAACGCATACCTGTCGAAGAAGGACGAATTTTCCATCAGGTTACGACAAATAATTAGTCAATTGAAGGGCATCCAAAGGGATATGAGCGGGGTTCTCAACATACTTGGGTTTGATTCTGCTACAACTACAAATCACCGTCAGAGTACAACCTCGGATCCATGCCGAAGAACATCAAGTCTTGTTCAAAGGGAAATGTACGGGAGAGCAGCAGAGAAAAAATCCATCATCAATTTGATAAGAGAACACAAATCAGCTGCTGGTGTCACTGTTGTGCCTATTGTAGGCATTGGAGGAGTTGGCAAGACATCTCTTGTTCAACATGTATACAATGATCCAGCAGTGGAAAATCAATTTGACATCAGGATATGGATTTGGGTGTCTAACATCTTTGATGAAGTGAGACTCACAAGGGAGATGTTAGATTTTGTGTCCGAGGAAACACATCAAGGGCTTTGCAGCTTTGCCAAGCTGCAGGAGGTCTTGAAGACTCATATCAAATCCAAGAGG CTATTGGCTCCTTTTAGGTCTGACAGAGCAAACAACAATTTGATAATCATGACAACTAGAAAACCATATATTGCAAAAAGGAGAGGAACGGTTGAACCAATTAAGTTAGGTGCATTGGAAAAACAGGATTTCTGGTTACTGTTTAAAGCATGTGCATTTGGTGATGAGAACTACGAAGAGAAAGAAAGTCTACGTGACATAGCGCATAAAATGGCACAAAAATTGAAGGGTAACCCATTAGCAGCACAAACTGCAGGAGCACTATTAAGGGAACATCTTACCGTTGAACACTGGACTAACAATCTGCAGAATGAATACTGGAAATCCCTGCAACTATGCAATGGCATcatgccggctttgaagctttgttATGACGAGCTGCCCTACCATCTACAACAGTGCTATTCATATTGTTCTATATTCCCATATAATTATCTGTTTCATGCCGAGGAGTTAGTTCGTATGTGGATTTCACGCGGATTTGTGAAGCCTGATTATTCTAGTAGGAGTTTAGAGGAGATGGGACGGTCCTATCTATCTGAGTTGGTGAACTTGGGCTTCTTTGAGCAGGTTGAGGAAAATGAAGAA AACATATCTCGTAGTGAGAAGTTCGAAGAAAAAGTAAGAGTTGCATTTACATCAGTGAAGTACTTGA GGGTAAATCAGACACATCTCCGGTATCTAAAACTTGAGGGCGGTGATGTTGAGCTGGGTTCACCATCTCAAGTTAAGGGCAAGTTGTCCCATGAAATATTAGATGGTTGGCTTACCTCTTTGCAGATAATTCATCTAGAGAACTGTGGAGAGGGCTGGATTCTTCCATGTCTAGAAAGGCTTCCGTTTCTTACAAGGTTGAAGTTGTGCAAGATGCGGGAACTAAGAGAAGTGTCAGTTCCATCATTGGAGGAGCTAGTTTTAGTTGAGATGCTAGAGTTGGAGAATTGTGTTTGCACTTCTCTGGGAGATATGAACTCTAGTTTAAGGTTACTGGAGATCCGAGGTTGCCCTGCACTCAAGAAGTTTGATTTGCTTGAGAAACATCATAGCTTCAAAATGGAGAATAATACATGGTTGCCTAGTCTTACAAAGTTCGTAATCTGCGATTGTCCTCACTTGCAAATATTGGCCCCTCTTCGTCCTTTAGCCACATTATCTGAACTTTTAATCAGCCGAGTTTCTATGTTTCTCACGATCGATGGATATTCCATGGAAACATTCGAAATTAGGCCAAATAGTCTTTTGGGTGATTCTTCTGGTGAGATGAGACTGGACCACAAAATCCTGGCATTCCATAATCTGAGGGACCTCAAACACTTGGAAATAAAAGGCTGCCGGAATCTGGTGTCTATTTCGCTAATAAGTTTTTCTCATCTGGTATCTCTAGAGAGTTTGAGCATAGacaactgcacaaaactcttctcttcggATATTCTGTCACTGCACACGCATGAAGAATTGATAGCTACAGGTTATAATGCCTTGCCATACCTTGAAAGTCTCAGTATTGTTTCATGTGGAATAACGGGGAAATGGCTATCTATGATGCTTCGACATGCGCTGGCCATGAAGGAATTGGTGATAAAGGACTGTCCAAAGTTGACAAAGTTGCAGCTCGAAGGGGGAGTTGCAGCTCGAAGGGGGAGGAAACAGTCAGTCGAATCAGGAAAGGCTCAAGATGGATTGTGGTGTGTTCCATTAAATGTCACATCCTCTCTCAAAAAGATAACTATTTGCAAATGCCCTACTCTAACATTTGATGGGAGAAGGAAAGGCTTCGCTGGATTTACCTCCCTTGAGTATCTAAAAATTGAGGAATGCCCCGAGCTGTTCTCGTCTTTGGTGCACGGAAGATTACTCCTCCCGCGATCACTTGAAGAAATTGCAATTGATGATTATTCCCAGGAAACCCTGCAGCCCTGCTTTCTGAATAACCATACATGCCTCAAACATATAGCAGTGTGTTATAGCCAAAGTTTGATTTCTCTAATGTTGCACTCCTGCACGTCTTTGGAAGATTTGACAATTAGAGAATGCAAATGGCTCGGCACATTACACGGCATGGAATCACTTGGAACCATCAGGTCTTTGGGATTACATGGAACCTCAAGTTTGGAATTTCTACAGCTGGAATCCTTCACACTGCTGGAAGATCTTCATATTGTAAGATGTACTTCGCTCGTCACACTAGAGGGCCTGCTATCCCTGTTGAACCTCAAGCATCTGGTAGTCAAATCCCCTACCACGTTTGGAGTGAGTTATGAGCTAACAGGTGGAATTCTCCCTAGACTGGAAAGTCTTGAAATCGATGATTTGTCTCGCCTTACCACGTCATTCTACAAGGGCCTCACCTGCCTCCAACGACTACAACTATATCTTCTGAAAGAAAAGAGACTAACAGATGATCAAGAGATAGCACTTCTGCTCCACAGGTCCCTGCAACATCTCCAATTTTTCCATTGTCTCGATCTCGTAGATCTTCCGGCGGGGCTGCACAGCCTTCCTTCCCTAAAGATGTTGGAGATCGAACGCTGCCCAATCTCAGAGCTGCCGAAGGAGGGCCTCCCACCTTCGCTGGAGAAACTGTATATATGTGGTTGTGATGATCTGGTAGATCTTTCTGCGGGGTTGCACAGGCTTCCTTCCCTCaaggcattcaagatcagatatTGTAAGCGCATCTCAGAGCTGCCAAAGGAGGGCCTCCCACCCTCGCTGGAAGAGCTGGAGATCACAGGTTGCTGCAACAAGTTGTCAGAACAATGCAGATTGCTAACAACAAGCAAGCTAAGGGTCAAAATTGATGATGCTGTGTGA